The genomic stretch AATTTTATGGAAGTGAACTAGTGAATTTTGAGATCAGCAGGACGAAACGGCGTCTTTAGGTACTTTAGGTACTCTAGGGAAAGACTTGACTGACCATTTTTAACTGGACTATGGACAAAGATTTGGCCTTGTTGTTTCGAgagtttattttcaattttagacaTGCATTAACCGCACGAATAGTCAGAATGACTTCAGCAATCTTTTTGTACTGATCTGCTGAAAATGGTATCAAGAACGCAAATTCAGTTTTATGGCATCAGGAAcgcaaatttaatcttttgtCTCTCAAAAGAGTGTTCTTGTCACCTTCGGGTGGCAAGTAAAATACTGTTATTAAAAactaatgaggtcttatatagcagaaagcatgttcaaaagaaatgaagtaaaagatttctgaaatcaatatctgaaaatcttcgatcaaatgaagtaatagatcagtaaaagtgttaatatgcttgcagTCTGTGCCCAGgttaaatcattaaatttatgtacaaaattacGATCTTTACCTTTAATACATCACTTGGTGCATTGATCAAATCATGCATTGATGTCGTATAAAATCGAATCTCTTTGTTTAAATCCCGCATGTCCACATCAAAACTGACAGGCCGTTCGTCGGACGTGATGTGAAGAAATTGTCCATCTTTCTTCAAGCAAGCAACAATTGATTTTACGCTGCTACACATTGATGAACACAAAACATAATCAACACCTTCACTATCAATTTCCTGCATTATCATTTTATGCAGCGACGGACTATTGCCAACTCTAATACGATTCCGATTTAGAAACGAAAACGTTGCGCATATGGACTCCTTCGTTTCGATTGAATCGACTACCGCGACCCATTTCAAATTGTACATCTCTGCTGTTTGTATGGCAGCAATGGCcattacttcacttgtttgtATCAAAATTGTTGCACCTCTTTGTACGTTCAATAACTCAAAGTAAGTGTAATAGATCGTTAAATAGGGCACTGCCACTGTAACTGCTTGCTTCAAGTTCCAGAATTCTGGCACAATCCATGTTAAATGTGGTTCCGGATTAACGTGTGTcaccaacatttttgaattatttactATACCAAACACTTGTTGTCCGTCTATTGCTGTGCCCGAATATTCAATTAGTGAGTTTAGATACTCCCGATTTAGTGTTAAATATTGCACTTTTACAGTAGCTGCAGTTTCTACATCCATCTGATGCCAAGCCAAATGGTCTGAGTAGTTCATGTAACAGTATTTGCTTTGCGGCTGTGATAATTGATTAGATTCAAGTTCAGTGAACCGAAAGGCACCCCATGTTCCGTGTCTGTAAATATTCATGACCAAATTCTTCTCAAGTTGCTTCTTGTACATTGGTATTTCCGGATCGAATTTCGGTGCCTGTGGATCTTCAATCAACACACAATAGACATTAGTAGCCGCCTCTTTACGCAAACAATTTACGAATCCAACAATTCCACTAAATTGCTGTTCATACTGCACGATTAAGTAGATCCTTCCGGTATTTTGTGTTCCCTTCAACACTTTCAGCCATTCCAAATTCGAGTTGGTAACATTGATAAAtctatcaattttttcatCCGCGTTTCGAATTCGGTACTCGAACATAATTAAGGTGAAATCGCTAAGGAATGCAGTGCTGACGACATGCACGTTTGGAAGTATTTTCTCCGAATCGATTTCGAAATTTGATGCTTCCCTTGAAATAACAAACGCGTGATCTTTGCAGATTTTCAATGCCATTTTAAATTGATGCAGATCTCCACACAAACCAGAACCAATAACAAGTGACATGTTACTGGGCAAGCGGACCAGTTCATCTAAGTTAATTGTGGTCACATCATCCATATCGGCACATTCCCTTTCAGTAGCTAGGTAAAATTCGGCTATGATCATTTTAACGCGTGCCAAACTTGATTGAATATGCGTCAACAATGGATCCATGTCTTTTGGACAAATTTCAAGAATGTTTAAAACAAAGCTGTTGATGTTCTCCGTGACGATTTGGAATAATTGATAAACTTTATCATTGACACTGATCTGACCCATGGCTTTGCTGGTATCATGATACGGAATGAATGAGTAGGATTCCAGAAGAGGTTTCACTTCATTTCCGACATTTTCCGCCAACATTTTCCCTTCAATGCCAGTAATTTCAATACCGACACCATGCAATGTTTTGCACTCTTTTTCGTACCACATCATCGTCGACAGTTGGTTCACTTTTTTCATGTTAATAACAGCCGACTCGAAATGTTGCAACGCAAATGCCGAGTATGAATCGTAGGCTAGGTTTACAATTTGAAAGCAACCTTCCAGGAATGTTTCAAAATGTTGACCCATTTTTACTCGTCCACATGTTCCTTCGGAAAATACTGACACTTCTCGCACGGATGATGCAAATTCCTCGTCAAATTGGTATCCTTTCAATCTGAGCGCTTTACGGCAATCGTTCGATTCGAGTATCGTCGCAGCAGAATGACGCTTTGCTGACCGAAAAGTGACGTCATCAGTGAATTGCTCTATATGTCCACTCATGAGCAACGTTCCCGATTCAACGACTTCGAAGTATCCAACATTGGTCAAAGTGATGACGAACTGGAGCAACGTATCCTTCAGTAATTTAATGGAATTGGCAACACATTTCACATCACTCATTTTGATGGATAGTTCACTAAACTCTGTCTGCATGATATTGGCAAATGTTTGCATAACCAGAACTATGTATCCCGTTACTGGCATTACAGCTGCACCTATAattcgaaagatttttttcgggGTTGAGTCAACGATACAGTCCTAGAAACTGCGAAATGAATCCCTTACCATTTACTTTATGGCCCAGCAAATACGAATGATCATCACTAGACAGCACAATCTTGTATTTTTGTTCTGACGATCTGGTATCTTGCTTCTCTTCATAATGTGGAACGAACCAATCATCTTTGTGATCCCAACCAGCATTAATTATCGGCGATATCATTGGTGTTCCCAGTGAAACCGGAAATTCAACCGGACTGTATAGTTTGTCAATGTTCATGTCAACGCCAAAATTGTACATCCTAAAAAGACCGTTCATTTTCACTCGCATTCACAGCGTAcacgttttatatttttggatattattcgTCAGCACGACGCCCGGAACAAggtttcacaaaattttttgattttcatccgtaccgTCGGTGACATTGGTGCATAGCTCATCCTGTTTACACAGAGAGTGCTGGAAAACTGGTAGTTGTGCCTGAAATTCTGataacaattgtacaaaaattcgGTCCCATGAGTGCAAGAGAAGTCGGCAGAGACACGCTAAAGTTTAGTTGAAAATGcgtgattttcaaacagtcataGAGGCGTGGATGCTTGAGGGATGAAGCTAATAAATAGTTCTAGCAATAGAGCAACATTTCCTCTACcaatgattcaattttttttttttgaagactAACTACGCAGAGGCCGACagtagctcaaagtttttccctcatatttggtaaaatttgcgCTTATTAACAcgcttattaaaattttttgtaattaaaatgattaattCTGAAATGCCGGTAGTCTCAGCTGTCCATCGACACCTCACTTGCAATGACTCATGTCAACAGTGCGTAAATGTTGCGTAAATAAGTGAAATGTGTCCTTCTACGACGTGTCCTTGATTCGAGAGCACAAGAGCGAATGGTGGGACAGCCTGCATTTGCCATTGGAACGAATGTAGGGAAatacactgagaaaaaagatTACGTCTGACACGTATAAAGTGTCGTAAGGTAGTTATACATCAGTCACGTATGCTACTTACACACGACATGTATTTCCTACATATTTACTGTATAATATACGATGAATAAGGTAAGAAACATGCCACTCGTATTTTATACAAGACGTATGACAATATGTGTCGTACGTTAGCACGCATACGTGTCTGGCGTATAACTtccttaccacactttatacgtgtcagacgtaatcttttttctcagtgtatGAGCGAATGAGTGGATCGAACGTGCCGAAATTATGACCGAATGAAGGGAAAATATGAGCGCATGGCATTCGAATGCGAATGGTGGGACAGGATTTTCCGttgttgtttccccctcggtTTGATTGAACACCTGAATTCACttgcaaattttaccaaatatgagggaaaaactttgagctactGTCGGCCTCTGCGTAGTTGgtcttcaaaaataatttttgggtCATTGGTAGAAGAAAAGTTGTTCTACTGCTAGAACTATTTATTAGCTTCATCCCTCAAGCATCCACGCCTCtatgactgtttgaaaatcacttttttttaaacctttATCGTGTCTCTGCCGGCTTCACTTGCACTTAAGGTACcgaatttttgtacaattgttattagaatttcaggcactaTCGATTGCCACCACAACCACTCTCTGTGTAGACAGGATGGGCTATGCACCAATGTCACCGACGgaacggatgaaaatcaaaaaaccttGTTTcgagctgactaataatatccaaaaatatcaaacgtgcatcgaaatgctcggttaaaattcattctgtCGCACCGTGAGCACTCTGAATTCAAACTTACTTTCCAAGACCTTGCAAAAGTGGTTGCACATCGTTCAGATGATCCATCTTGGTTAGGGTGACGTGCATTGCGTCAGGCATACCTTTCCTTAGAATTGCTTGCAGCAAACCGAATGGTGCTAATTCAATTGTTAATGAATTTGGTGGAAGCTGAGCCATTGCTTCTTCGAATAGTACTGGTGACACGAGATTATTTGTTTGATACTCGGCCGAACAAACATTTGACTGGCCGTTATTCAAATTGGCATTAGGGATACTGGTGCTCAGCCATTTGGATGTGCGTGACTTTGGACTCAATATAATTGCTTCCACAAACTGTTGAAATTTACAGCCAACTTTTCGTATGTATGAACTGTGATAGGGAATGTTAAGTGAAGCAActtcttttacaaaaatgcCTTGGCTCGTCAGTTGTTCCATAAATGTATGTACGTCATCGGCGGGACCGGAAATAGTGCACGAATCCGGTCCATTTCTGCAAGCAACTTCAATTTTCTTGGGCAACATGGATTGTATCTTCTTATATCCGATACCTACACTCGCCATTGCTCCGTCAATTATTTCAGTTTCAAGAAAGGCTTTGCCACGAAAATATGCAATCAGAATTGTCTGTTCCAAAGTTAAACATCCGTCAGCATATCCGCAGCAAATTTCGCCCGCTGAGTGTCCCAATATGAAATCAGGCTCAACACCAAGGGCTTTTAACAAGTTCACAAGACCAATTTGGATGGAAACAATGCCAACGAATGATTCAACAACATCTTCCAACACTTTCGAACGATCTGATGTTAAGATATGCATCAAGTTAATATCGAACACCTCCAATGCACGATGACATTGTTTAATAGCGTCGTTGAACACAGCCACGCTCATTAAAGAAAGTCCCATTTGCAGCCATTGGCATCCCATTCCGGGGAAGATCCAAACAACCGGACGTTTCGGTTCGTCGTCCACCACTTGAACAATATCTTCGGTCAACAAGGTGCAGGTGATTTCATCAGTTCGTTGTTCAAAAATTGCATAACTTCGGCAACGCGCTTCACTCATCGGCCATGATTGAGTCTTATGTATTAAGCCAATAAATTCTCTATCTAATCGATGGTTCGCAATGTAAGTGAATGCGTCACGACATCCCTGTTCGGTTCGACTTGACCAGAAAACAAGTGCTGGAATTGCTTGCGATGACGATTTATGGTCACTTTTGATTCGACTGTGTTTTTGAAGAAGGGCATGTCCGTTCGCGCCTCCAACACCAAAACAATTCAAAGCAATAAACGAGCCGGGGAATTCGGTCTTTTCCAACACAATTTTCAATCGACCATCGTTCAATCCGATAATGTTCTTATTTGGTCGGTCGAAGTGAATGTTGGGCGCTATTGTCCCGGTCTCGAATGTAAGTATTGACTTGACTATCGAGCTAAGTCCTGCCGAATTTTCGGAATGACCCATGTTGGACTTAACAGAACCGATCAACAACGCTGTCGATCTATCTTTACAAAAAGCATTCAAGATAGCATTGCACTCTTGTGGATCGCCAACTGATGTCCCCGTTGAGTGTGCCTCAACGTATTGAACAACGTTTGgggacatttttatttcatcgtAAAATAATTCCATAAGTTTTTGTTGTTCGGCACCATATGGTGACACAGGGCCATCTGGTTTCTTTCCATCTGCACCACTCTTTAAATGGACAATTTTTGCATAGCAACGTCTGGCATCTTTGTATTTCTGAATGAAGATAGCAACAACTGCCTCAGATTTGACGTAACCAGAAGCTTTTTCATCAAATACACGGCTGTATCCATCCGGACTGAGCATTCCGAGCTTTGTCATTTGAAGGGCGGCATTCGGTGTCAATACTAAATTACTTCCGGTCACTATAGCTGCAACACATTCACCGCACATCATTGCATTGTAAGCACATTGCAACGCCATCATCGAGCTACTGCATGCAGAATCAACTGTCATTGACGGTCCTTTGAGATCCAAAAACTGTGAAATGAGATTAGCAACGACTGATTTTGTTCCCCCGATTATTGAATACGCGTCTGCCTTGAAGTTGTTTCCATTTATTTGCTCAAAATCACTAGCAGCACTAAACACTCCCACTCGTTTACCGGCAATTTCATTTGGATGAATACCAGCGTCGTAAACCGCCTCCACAGCATGTTCTAATAAACATCTTATTTGGGGATGCATTGAACTGGCAAAGGATGATTTGACATTAAAGAAGCCAGCGTCAAACTTTCCCAAATCGTATACTTTACCATTCCGAGGAGAAATGCCTTTGATATGTTGGAAACGACGTTCATCGTCATCGACCATATCGATTTTATTATACAAATTGTACGAAAATTGATCAACATTTCGCGAATTCGGAAAGCGTCCAGCAATGCCTGATATAACAATCTTGTCCGATTCATTTCTGCTATGCAATTCTGACTGATTTGCATAACCGTTCATGCCGTTtaacatttttgcgataaaaTTTTAAGATCCACTGACAAGTCTTGTGAATGTGTTTCCATATATAGTCGATCGTTAATCGTTATCTCTTAGTCACAAGAGTTTCGGATCAAAATAACATCATTCATATTAACTGGGTGAATTTATTGTTGACtcataaaagtttatttactttaatcagttgtttttctggctttgccaaaatttgttatttgcaATTCCATTTGAGAACTTGTTATGTTCATTATGGATACACGTTTCGTTTATGGGCCTAGGGCTCATTTAAGATGgcagtattttttgtttgtagcaCCAAGGTTGCACTAGCAACGCTAATAGCTacgtcaaattttaaaattttgtcgcTACTAGAGTTAGCGCTCGCTAGAATGTCattagagaaatttttttctctgatCGCTAATCATTTTGCTATAGTAGGGCTCACTAGCTGCATTTTGGTATTTTGGTACCATTTTGGGCCATGCAAAAGGgtccaaattttcgatgaaaattgaaagtagTTGCC from Bradysia coprophila strain Holo2 unplaced genomic scaffold, BU_Bcop_v1 contig_390, whole genome shotgun sequence encodes the following:
- the LOC119082139 gene encoding fatty acid synthase-like isoform X1 encodes the protein MLNGMNGYANQSELHSRNESDKIVISGIAGRFPNSRNVDQFSYNLYNKIDMVDDDERRFQHIKGISPRNGKVYDLGKFDAGFFNVKSSFASSMHPQIRCLLEHAVEAVYDAGIHPNEIAGKRVGVFSAASDFEQINGNNFKADAYSIIGGTKSVVANLISQFLDLKGPSMTVDSACSSSMMALQCAYNAMMCGECVAAIVTGSNLVLTPNAALQMTKLGMLSPDGYSRVFDEKASGYVKSEAVVAIFIQKYKDARRCYAKIVHLKSGADGKKPDGPVSPYGAEQQKLMELFYDEIKMSPNVVQYVEAHSTGTSVGDPQECNAILNAFCKDRSTALLIGSVKSNMGHSENSAGLSSIVKSILTFETGTIAPNIHFDRPNKNIIGLNDGRLKIVLEKTEFPGSFIALNCFGVGGANGHALLQKHSRIKSDHKSSSQAIPALVFWSSRTEQGCRDAFTYIANHRLDREFIGLIHKTQSWPMSEARCRSYAIFEQRTDEITCTLLTEDIVQVVDDEPKRPVVWIFPGMGCQWLQMGLSLMSVAVFNDAIKQCHRALEVFDINLMHILTSDRSKVLEDVVESFVGIVSIQIGLVNLLKALGVEPDFILGHSAGEICCGYADGCLTLEQTILIAYFRGKAFLETEIIDGAMASVGIGYKKIQSMLPKKIEVACRNGPDSCTISGPADDVHTFMEQLTSQGIFVKEVASLNIPYHSSYIRKVGCKFQQFVEAIILSPKSRTSKWLSTSIPNANLNNGQSNVCSAEYQTNNLVSPVLFEEAMAQLPPNSLTIELAPFGLLQAILRKGMPDAMHVTLTKMDHLNDVQPLLQGLGKMYNFGVDMNIDKLYSPVEFPVSLGTPMISPIINAGWDHKDDWFVPHYEEKQDTRSSEQKYKIVLSSDDHSYLLGHKVNGAAVMPVTGYIVLVMQTFANIMQTEFSELSIKMSDVKCVANSIKLLKDTLLQFVITLTNVGYFEVVESGTLLMSGHIEQFTDDVTFRSAKRHSAATILESNDCRKALRLKGYQFDEEFASSVREVSVFSEGTCGRVKMGQHFETFLEGCFQIVNLAYDSYSAFALQHFESAVINMKKVNQLSTMMWYEKECKTLHGVGIEITGIEGKMLAENVGNEVKPLLESYSFIPYHDTSKAMGQISVNDKVYQLFQIVTENINSFVLNILEICPKDMDPLLTHIQSSLARVKMIIAEFYLATERECADMDDVTTINLDELVRLPSNMSLVIGSGLCGDLHQFKMALKICKDHAFVISREASNFEIDSEKILPNVHVVSTAFLSDFTLIMFEYRIRNADEKIDRFINVTNSNLEWLKVLKGTQNTGRIYLIVQYEQQFSGIVGFVNCLRKEAATNVYCVLIEDPQAPKFDPEIPMYKKQLEKNLVMNIYRHGTWGAFRFTELESNQLSQPQSKYCYMNYSDHLAWHQMDVETAATVKVQYLTLNREYLNSLIEYSGTAIDGQQVFGIVNNSKMLVTHVNPEPHLTWIVPEFWNLKQAVTVAVPYLTIYYTYFELLNVQRGATILIQTSEVMAIAAIQTAEMYNLKWVAVVDSIETKESICATFSFLNRNRIRVGNSPSLHKMIMQEIDSEGVDYVLCSSMCSSVKSIVACLKKDGQFLHITSDERPVSFDVDMRDLNKEIRFYTTSMHDLINAPSDVLKQLNHKLQRDIDNGMVLSFKSKVFAANQIQNASQELLNKNSTNRKIVIQVREQMHDVETLPVPVWPTVLFKPNSVYIVIGGLGGIGLELSNWMIKRGCRKLVLCSRNGIKNSYQEYRVNQWKLKGVEIHLNSDKITAREGCQALLNDAKRFGSIGGIFHLAVIVHDKLLDNQSFDHFSETFAVKAMSTEYLDELTRIQCPNLEHFVAFTSVANGRGSPGQTAYALANSVMERFVENRVNCGYSGKAIQWGPVADVGLIAVLTDMDGSVELGGVSQQRISSCLQVLDVLLSCSDPIVSSIVIAEKHGFGKTLQEFIMNMFAIKGNKSSILNKTLSELGMDSLEAMEIVQRIEVNYDMVVPVDEIRNLTIQALMDFVEGKAEAK
- the LOC119082139 gene encoding fatty acid synthase-like isoform X2 encodes the protein MHPQIRCLLEHAVEAVYDAGIHPNEIAGKRVGVFSAASDFEQINGNNFKADAYSIIGGTKSVVANLISQFLDLKGPSMTVDSACSSSMMALQCAYNAMMCGECVAAIVTGSNLVLTPNAALQMTKLGMLSPDGYSRVFDEKASGYVKSEAVVAIFIQKYKDARRCYAKIVHLKSGADGKKPDGPVSPYGAEQQKLMELFYDEIKMSPNVVQYVEAHSTGTSVGDPQECNAILNAFCKDRSTALLIGSVKSNMGHSENSAGLSSIVKSILTFETGTIAPNIHFDRPNKNIIGLNDGRLKIVLEKTEFPGSFIALNCFGVGGANGHALLQKHSRIKSDHKSSSQAIPALVFWSSRTEQGCRDAFTYIANHRLDREFIGLIHKTQSWPMSEARCRSYAIFEQRTDEITCTLLTEDIVQVVDDEPKRPVVWIFPGMGCQWLQMGLSLMSVAVFNDAIKQCHRALEVFDINLMHILTSDRSKVLEDVVESFVGIVSIQIGLVNLLKALGVEPDFILGHSAGEICCGYADGCLTLEQTILIAYFRGKAFLETEIIDGAMASVGIGYKKIQSMLPKKIEVACRNGPDSCTISGPADDVHTFMEQLTSQGIFVKEVASLNIPYHSSYIRKVGCKFQQFVEAIILSPKSRTSKWLSTSIPNANLNNGQSNVCSAEYQTNNLVSPVLFEEAMAQLPPNSLTIELAPFGLLQAILRKGMPDAMHVTLTKMDHLNDVQPLLQGLGKMYNFGVDMNIDKLYSPVEFPVSLGTPMISPIINAGWDHKDDWFVPHYEEKQDTRSSEQKYKIVLSSDDHSYLLGHKVNGAAVMPVTGYIVLVMQTFANIMQTEFSELSIKMSDVKCVANSIKLLKDTLLQFVITLTNVGYFEVVESGTLLMSGHIEQFTDDVTFRSAKRHSAATILESNDCRKALRLKGYQFDEEFASSVREVSVFSEGTCGRVKMGQHFETFLEGCFQIVNLAYDSYSAFALQHFESAVINMKKVNQLSTMMWYEKECKTLHGVGIEITGIEGKMLAENVGNEVKPLLESYSFIPYHDTSKAMGQISVNDKVYQLFQIVTENINSFVLNILEICPKDMDPLLTHIQSSLARVKMIIAEFYLATERECADMDDVTTINLDELVRLPSNMSLVIGSGLCGDLHQFKMALKICKDHAFVISREASNFEIDSEKILPNVHVVSTAFLSDFTLIMFEYRIRNADEKIDRFINVTNSNLEWLKVLKGTQNTGRIYLIVQYEQQFSGIVGFVNCLRKEAATNVYCVLIEDPQAPKFDPEIPMYKKQLEKNLVMNIYRHGTWGAFRFTELESNQLSQPQSKYCYMNYSDHLAWHQMDVETAATVKVQYLTLNREYLNSLIEYSGTAIDGQQVFGIVNNSKMLVTHVNPEPHLTWIVPEFWNLKQAVTVAVPYLTIYYTYFELLNVQRGATILIQTSEVMAIAAIQTAEMYNLKWVAVVDSIETKESICATFSFLNRNRIRVGNSPSLHKMIMQEIDSEGVDYVLCSSMCSSVKSIVACLKKDGQFLHITSDERPVSFDVDMRDLNKEIRFYTTSMHDLINAPSDVLKQLNHKLQRDIDNGMVLSFKSKVFAANQIQNASQELLNKNSTNRKIVIQVREQMHDVETLPVPVWPTVLFKPNSVYIVIGGLGGIGLELSNWMIKRGCRKLVLCSRNGIKNSYQEYRVNQWKLKGVEIHLNSDKITAREGCQALLNDAKRFGSIGGIFHLAVIVHDKLLDNQSFDHFSETFAVKAMSTEYLDELTRIQCPNLEHFVAFTSVANGRGSPGQTAYALANSVMERFVENRVNCGYSGKAIQWGPVADVGLIAVLTDMDGSVELGGVSQQRISSCLQVLDVLLSCSDPIVSSIVIAEKHGFGKTLQEFIMNMFAIKGNKSSILNKTLSELGMDSLEAMEIVQRIEVNYDMVVPVDEIRNLTIQALMDFVEGKAEAK